The following is a genomic window from Chitinophaga caseinilytica.
CGGGCTGAGCGAGATCCAGGCGAAAGCCATCCTGGAATTGCGCCTGCAAAGGTTGACAGGCATGGAACGCGACAAAATCCGTGAAGAATACGAAGAGATCATGCAACTCATCGGCAGACTGAAGGAAATCCTCGGGGACGAAGGCCTCCGGATGCAAATCATCAAGACGGAACTGGAAGAAGTGAAAAAGAAATTCGGCGACGAAAGAAAGACCGAAATCCAGTACCTCGCAGCCGAAATGCGCATCGAAGATATCATTGCCGAAGAAGACGTGGTGATCACCATTTCCCACCTGGGTTATATCAAACGTACCTCCGCGTACGACTACCGCCAGCAGAAACGCGGTGGCCGCGGCGCCATGGGCGGCAAAACGCGCGACGAAGACTATATCGAGCACCTGTTCGTAGCGTCTACCCACCACACCATGCTGTTCTTCACCGAAAAAGGCCGCTGCTACTGGCTCAAGGTGTACGAAATCCCCGAAGGTGAGAAATCCGGCAAGGGCCGCGCCATCCAGAACCTCATCACCCTGCCTTCTGACGATAAGATCCGCGCGATCATCGACATTAAGGATTTGGGCGACAAAGATTTCATCAACAGCCACTATATTGTGCTCTGCACCCGCAACGGTATCATCAAGAAAACCTTGCTGGAAGAGTTCAGCCGCCCGCGCACTAATGGCGTGAACGCGATCACGGTGAACGACGGCGACCAGCTGCTGGAAGCTAAGCTGACCAACGGCAACAGCGAGATCATGATGGCTGTGAAGAGCGGCCGCGCCATCCGCTTCCCTGAAAATACCGTGCGCGACACAGGTCGCGGCGCCATCGGGGTAAGGGGCATCGAGGTCGATAACGAGAAAGACGAAGTGGTTGGTATGATTTGTGTTGATAAGGAAGATAAGACGAAAACCGTGCTCGTGGTATCCGAGAAAGGATTCGGCAAACGGACCGATATCGAAGAGTACCGCATCACCAATCGCGGGGGTAAAGGGGTAAAAACTATCAGCATTACCGAAAAGACCGGCTCTCTCATTTCCATCGTGGACGTTACCGAAACGAACGACCTGATGATCACCTGCAAATCCGGCATCACCATCCGTATGGCGGTGGGAGACGTCCGCGAAGCAGGGCGCGCTACACAGGGCGTAAGGCTCATCCGTATGGACGAATCCGACGAAATCGCGGCCGTAGCACGGCTCGACGAGCAGGAGGAAGACGAGATCGTTGAAATCGCCGAAGGCGTGGAAGGCGGTGAAGAAGGCGCAGAAGGTGCTGCAGAAGGTGCCGGATCAGCCGGTGAGGCTGCTGAAGGCGGCGAAGAGGCCGCTGGTGAAGCTGCTCCCGAATCCACTGAAGAGTAAACCATTAACAATTAACGATAATTATTTAAAAACCTGAGCCACATGAAAAAACTATTTGTAACGCTTCTCTTTTGCGGCGCCGGATTTGCAGCCATGGCGCAGAAAGCAAAAGTGAACAGTGCAGATGAATACCTGAAAAGCGACAAAATCGACCAGGCGAAAGCTGATATCGAAGCGGCGCTCGCTCATGAAAAGACCAAGGACGATGCCCGTACCTGGTACGTAAAAGGCAAAATCTACGAAGCCCTTGCTACCAAGAACAAAAGCGCGGCCGACGCGGAAGTTGCTTTCGAAGCTTTCAAAAAAGCCCTCGAAATCAACCCCAAACTCCCGGAAGCCCTCCTGGAAATGAATAACCGCATGTTCAACGTGTACGCCACCATCGGCAACGCCGGCTATGGCAACCTGAACGATCAGAAGTGGGACTCCTCCTTCATCTACTTCAAAAAAGCGGTAGAAGTACGCGACTACTACAACGGTAAAAACCTCGGCGGCTCCATCCCGACAGATACCGCTATGGTATTCTACGCCGGTTACGCCGCACAGCAGGCCGGTAAAAAGGACGACGCTTTCGAACTGCTGAAAAAAGCAGCCGATCTCCAGTTCAAAACCGAACCCGCCCTCTACGTGGTACTGGCTCAGCAATACGAAGAACGAGGCGATAACGCCAACTGGCTCGGCACCATCGAAAAAGCGAAAGGCCTCTTCCCGGCAGACAAACGCTTTAACGACATGGAAATGCTCTACTATTCCAAAACCGGTAAAACGGACGACCTGTTGAGCATGCTCGAGAAAAAAGTGAACGAGAACCCCAGCGATTTCAGCCTCGTGCTGGACTACGCCATCCGTCTCGATAACGTAGCCAACCCCCGCGACGAGAAAGGCAACGATGTGGCGAAACCCGCCAACTACGACGCCCTCATGAACAAAGCGGAAGAAGCTTACAAAAAAGCACTGACCATCAAGGCAGACGACGCTACCGCCAACTTCCAGCTCGGCGCCCTTTACTTCAACCGCGCAGTAGCCAGCAACAAAGAGCTGAACTCCCTGACCAGCAAGGAGCAAACCGGCCCCAAAGCGAAAGAACTGCAAGGTAAAGTACAAGGCCTCATGGACCAGTCGCTCCCGTACTTCGAGAAAGCCGACGCCGGCTTCACCGCCATGGGCAGCAAAATGGAAGCCAGCGACAAACGCACTTTCGAAAGCGCCCTCTACGCACTCCAGAAAATCTACGCGATCAAAAACATGAACGATAAAGTAGAAACCGTGAAAAAGAAACTGGAAGGCCTGAACTAATCAGGTTCCATTCCATATAAAAAAGGCAAGGGGCAACCCTTGCCTTTTTTGTTGCCCACCGCTGCCGCACGTCCCAAACTGCCGCCATATTTCCACAGTCGTTTCCCTACGCAAACAAGTAAGTGATTTTCATGGGGTTGTAATAGCGTATTGCTAATCAGGCATTATCATTTTAACATCAATAATATGTATGCAGCCGGATGCGTTGGCATGGTAATTCGCGTATGTGATTGGAAGACATGTAATTAATTCCATTAACCATATCAAATCCTTACAATTATGGTCACACGAACAAAACCTACTGACATGCAGGAGCAACATCACGAAAACATGCTGATGAAAGACGCGAACAGGCAGGAGCGTTACGGAGAACAGGAATTCAACGACGATAACAACAACCAGCTGGAAGGATACGACGAAAACGAACTGAATACTACCGACCGCCGTCACCAGCGTGAAGCCGAAATGGCCGACGGAGATGCTGCCGCACATGGCGAAACGCCCAAAAGGACACCCAGCAGAAGGGGATTTGCGGCTATGGACAAAGAAAAACAACGCCAGATCGCCAGCAAGGGTGGCAAGGCCTCGCATGGCGGCGGCCGCAAACCCAGCAAACCCCGCTGAGGTGGATAAGGACATTCAAAAGCGTGTGCCCGTTTCCGGTACACGCTTTTTTTATGCCCGGGCCGGCATTTTACGTAAATTGACATTCAATCATTCTCTTATGAAAGCTGTAGCAGTCAACCAGTTCAAAAGCATTCCCCAGGTGATGGACCTGCCCGAGCCACCCGTGAAAGCCGGCACCATCCGCATCCGGCTCGCCGCGGCGGGGCTCAACCCATTCGACTGGAAGTTGGTAGACGGTATCCTCGAAAACCAGATGCCACATGTATTCCCCATGATCCTCGGTACAGACGGAGCCGGCGTGGTGGAATCGGTGGGCACGGGCGCAGGCCGTTTCAAGGTGGGCGATCGGGTGTATGGCCAGATGATCCATCCGCCAATCGGCGAAGGGTCTTATGCCCAAATGGTGACCGTTCCCGATTCCGCGGCCATCGCTGCCGCGCCACATTCCATTGCGCTTTCCGATGCCGCGGCGCTGCCGACGGCGGGGATGACGGCGCTTCAGATCCTGGACCGCGCCGGGCTCACCGAAGGGCAAAAGCTCCTGCTCGTAGGTGCAACCGGCGGCGTGGGCTCGTTTTTGACGCAAATCGCCAAAGCAAGGGGGATATACGTCATTGCTACCGCATCCGGTGAGGATTCGGCGGCGCGGATCAAAGCGTTGGGCGCTGCGGAAACGATCAATTACAAAACGGCTCCCGTGGAGGAACAGTTTGCCGGCGGGGCCGATGCGCTGATCGACCTGGTGAGCGATAAAGTGAATTTTGAAAAGATGTTGCCGCTGGTGAAGAAAGGCGGACATGTGAACACCACGCAGTTTGTGGCGGATAAAGACCGCATCCATGAGCTCGGGCTGCGGGGCGGGAATTTCGAGACCAAAGGGACACCGGCTTCGCTCGATGCGCTGCGGGAACTGATCGATAACGGAAAGGTTACCGTACCGGTGGACCGCCGGATCCCGCTCGACCAGGCGCCCCAGGCTATCGCGGATAGCCGTGCGGCGAAGAGCAAGGGCAAGACCATCCTCCTCATCGACACGTCTCTGGAATAACCCTCCGATATTGCAACAGGATCGCCGCCGTGGCCGGGTACAACCGGGCTGCGGCGGCGTCGTTTTTAGCCGAGCTGCTCGCGGACCTTTTTGGGCAGTCCCTTTACGACGAGATCGTAGGAGTTGCGGGTCCATTCCAGGAGCAGCCGGTCCGGGATGGAGCCGTCGAGCAAAAC
Proteins encoded in this region:
- the gyrA gene encoding DNA gyrase subunit A → MIDNTDNQNNQKEGRIVPINIEEQMKTAYIDYSMSVIVGRALPDVRDGFKPVHRRVLFGMHELGNTHNKPYKKSARVVGDVMGKYHPHGDASVYDTMVRMAQPWSLRYMLIDGQGNFGSIDGDMPAAMRYTEVRLQKIAEAMLEDLEKDTVDFTFNFDDTLEEPLVLPTRIPNLLANGASGIAVGMATNIMPHNLSELVDGLTAMIENRDITTEELIKHIKAPDFPTGGIIYGFEGVKQGFETGRGRVVVRGKIMSETAKTGKEKLVIYELPYQVNKAVLHQKIAQLVNDKVIEGISDVRDESDREGMRLVIDLKREAIPNVIINQLYKYSELQTSYGINNVVLVKGRPRIMNLRDLLTEFIEFRHEVVTRRTQFELREAEKKAHILAGYLIALDHLDEVIALIRNSATPDVAREGLMSSFGLSEIQAKAILELRLQRLTGMERDKIREEYEEIMQLIGRLKEILGDEGLRMQIIKTELEEVKKKFGDERKTEIQYLAAEMRIEDIIAEEDVVITISHLGYIKRTSAYDYRQQKRGGRGAMGGKTRDEDYIEHLFVASTHHTMLFFTEKGRCYWLKVYEIPEGEKSGKGRAIQNLITLPSDDKIRAIIDIKDLGDKDFINSHYIVLCTRNGIIKKTLLEEFSRPRTNGVNAITVNDGDQLLEAKLTNGNSEIMMAVKSGRAIRFPENTVRDTGRGAIGVRGIEVDNEKDEVVGMICVDKEDKTKTVLVVSEKGFGKRTDIEEYRITNRGGKGVKTISITEKTGSLISIVDVTETNDLMITCKSGITIRMAVGDVREAGRATQGVRLIRMDESDEIAAVARLDEQEEDEIVEIAEGVEGGEEGAEGAAEGAGSAGEAAEGGEEAAGEAAPESTEE
- a CDS encoding KGG domain-containing protein, which gives rise to MQEQHHENMLMKDANRQERYGEQEFNDDNNNQLEGYDENELNTTDRRHQREAEMADGDAAAHGETPKRTPSRRGFAAMDKEKQRQIASKGGKASHGGGRKPSKPR
- a CDS encoding NADP-dependent oxidoreductase, whose translation is MKAVAVNQFKSIPQVMDLPEPPVKAGTIRIRLAAAGLNPFDWKLVDGILENQMPHVFPMILGTDGAGVVESVGTGAGRFKVGDRVYGQMIHPPIGEGSYAQMVTVPDSAAIAAAPHSIALSDAAALPTAGMTALQILDRAGLTEGQKLLLVGATGGVGSFLTQIAKARGIYVIATASGEDSAARIKALGAAETINYKTAPVEEQFAGGADALIDLVSDKVNFEKMLPLVKKGGHVNTTQFVADKDRIHELGLRGGNFETKGTPASLDALRELIDNGKVTVPVDRRIPLDQAPQAIADSRAAKSKGKTILLIDTSLE